One genomic window of Hemiscyllium ocellatum isolate sHemOce1 chromosome 25, sHemOce1.pat.X.cur, whole genome shotgun sequence includes the following:
- the LOC132827842 gene encoding tripartite motif-containing protein 16-like protein, whose amino-acid sequence MAAPDSSMLGKQLTCSICLDFFKSPVTLTSCGHNFCKGCLEHFWEMIHIHSCPQCKEIFDSDLPPQENAALNGLVEKWKDGMIEPQELEGKVGQETEVLEQSCQSEARAKLETSKECEQELTCKPLDTETECKAIENEQSDEIVTDLDEVACDSCIDKKLKAVKSCLTCMVSYCEIHLRPHLENSAFKNHKLIHPMKNIEQGKCCVHEQYLDFFCKNDQCCICTECTVEKHVNHEIISVARAKTEKENELRETKINVDKKIKAVENAIEKLQSNISCIFNSVSEVKSNVEKQFKDLTEAVQVAQREVLGFLDESEQKSLKQASGIRTHLENNSIQLNKTKQQVEALMKLKNRVQFLQEFCEWKKSKPDDMLPSVYIGLIDKLAGISAAVSESTENIKQLLQTSYKEKLNAYSKEEQLGFKTTVAVICALKYGRREKQPKTRNDFLKYAATLAFDQNTAHRYLRFINDNLKVSNTSPWLQQYPDHPERFEHWRQVLCTESFYMGRCYWEVEISGEGSHVGMTYKSIDRKGDKSSGCITGNDFSWCIQWTGKEFLVWHGGVEMPGKDEKFSRIGVYLDYQNNILSFYGVSETMNLIHKFESSFTEPLCPAFYLAKKEASVSLLLLDVEAAQNTK is encoded by the exons ATGGCTGCTCCAGACTCCTCAATGCTGGGAAAACAGCTCACTTGTTCGATCTGTTTAGATTTCTTCAAATCTCCTGTAACATTAACCTCTTGTGGACATAACTTTTGTAAAGGATGCCTCGAACACTTCTGGGAGATGATTCACATCCACAGTTGCCCACAATGCAAGGAAATATTTGATTCAGACCTGCCTCCCCAGGAGAATGCCGCTTTGAATGGACTGGTGGAAAAATGGAAAGACGGGATGATTGAACCTCAAGAGCTTGAAGGCAAAGTTGGACAAGAGACTGAGGTTCTGGAACAAAGCTGTCAATCTGAAGCAAGGGCTAAATTGGAAACAAGTAAGGAATGTGAGCAAGAGCTAACTTGTAAACCACTAGACACTGAGACTGAGTGTAAGGCAATTGAAAATGAACAAAGTGATGAGATTGTCACTGATCTCGATGAAGTGGCCTGCGACTCCTGCATTGATAAAAAGTTAAAAGCTGTAAAGTCCTGCCTGACTTGCATGGTGTCCTACTGTGAAATTCACCTGAGGCCTCACCTTGAAAATTCAGCCTTTAAAAATCATAAACTGATTCACCCAATGAAAAACATCGAACAGGGAAAATGCTGTGTGCATGAGCAGTATCTAGATTTTTTCTGTAAAAATGATCAGTGCTGCATCTGTACGGAGTGCACAGTGGAGAAACATGTAAACCACGAGATAATCTCTGTGGCAAGGGCGAAGACTGAAAAGGAG AATGAACTTCGAGAAACCAAGATCAATGTCGACAAGAAAATTAAGGCAGTGGAGAATGCTATTGAGAAACTTCAGAGCAACATTTCCTGCATCTTT AATTCGGTATCAGAAGTGAAATCCAATGTTGAAAAGCAGTTCAAGGACCTCACGGAGGCTGTTCAAGTTGCACAGAGAGAGGTGCTTGGTTTTTTGGACGAAAGTGAACAAAAGTCACTGAAGCAGGCCAGTGGGATCCGAACTCACCTGGAAAACAATAGCATACAGCTGAATAAGACCAAGCAACAAGTGGAAGCCCTGATGAAGTTGAAGAATAGGGTGCAGTTTTTACAG GAATTTTGTGAATGGAAGAAAAGCAAACCTGATGATATGCTGCCCAGTGTGTACATTGGCTTGATCGACAAACTTGCCGGAATTAGTGCTGCTGTTTCAGAATCAACAGAAAACATTAAACAATTGCTACAGACCTCCTACAAAGAGAAGTTGAATGCATATTCAAAAGAAG AGCAACTGGGATTTAAGACAACAGTGGCTGTGATATGTGCTTTAAAATATGGCCGACGTGAAAAGCAACCAAAGACAAGGAATGATTTTCTAAAAT ATGCTGCTACTTTGGCATTTGACCAGAATACAGCCCACAGATATCTTCGCTTCATCAATGACAATCTCAAGGTCTCCAACACTTCGCCCTGGCTGCAGCAGTATCCTGATCACCCTGAGAGGTTCGAACACTGGCGGCAAGTGCTGTGCACAGAGAGTTTTTACATGGGCCGATGTTACTGGGAAGTGGAGATCAGCGGAGAGGGGAGCCATGTTGGCATGACTTACAAAAGCATTGATAGAAAAGGAGACAAAAGCAGTGGCTGCATCACAGGCAATGATTTCTCCTGGTGTATCCAGTGGACAGGTAAAGAATTCTTAGTCTGGCATGGTGGTGTGGAAATGCCAGGGAAGGATGAGAAGTTCAGCAGGATAGGAGTGTACTTAGATTATCAAAACAACATCCTATCATTTTATGGTGTTAGTGAAACTATGAACTTGATACACAAGTTTGAATCTTCATTCACAGAACCATTATGTCCTGCATTTTATCTTGCAAAAAAAGAAGCATCAGTTTCTCTGCTTTTACTTGATGTAGAAGCTGCGCAGAATACAAAATag